One part of the Lotus japonicus ecotype B-129 chromosome 2, LjGifu_v1.2 genome encodes these proteins:
- the LOC130736279 gene encoding uncharacterized protein LOC130736279, with amino-acid sequence MDLDLAIVTDEKPAAITETSTDDDKSYYEAWVRSNRLCLNLMRMTMAENVKPSMPKTDNAREFMAKVKEYSQSDITDKSIVGTLMSELTTKRFDWSQPIHDHVTSMANLAAKLKSMGMDEIKAMLIQEEGRLKKEKDHSIHLTTHDGASSSKAKPGKKEQKKDKALKVKEGRIHKEHVCYFCKKAGHFKKDCPKRKAWFEKKGIPFDPAHKRN; translated from the exons ATGGATTTAGACCTAGCAATAGTTACAGATGAAAAGCCTGCAGCCATTACTGAGACCAGTACAGATGATGACAAGTCTTATTATGAGGCTTGGGTAAGGTCTAACAGGCTGTGTTTGAACTTGATGAGAATGACAATGGCTGAAAATGTTAAGCCATCCATGCCCAAAACAGACAATGCAAGGGAATTTATGGCAAAAGTTAAGGAGTACTCACAATCAGACATAACTGACAAGTCCATTGTGGGAACTCTAATGAGTGAGTTGACGACCAAAAGGTTTGATTGGTCTCAACCCATTCATGATCATGTGACTAGCATGGCAAATCTGGCAGCAAAGCTGAAGTCCATGGGTATGGAT GAAATTAAGGCCATGTTGATTCAGGAGGAAGGGAGattaaagaaagagaaagaccACTCCATTCATCTCACGACTCATGATGGAGCTAGTAGCAGCAAGGCTAAACCAGGTAAAAAGGAACAGAAGAAGGACAAAGCCTTAAAGGTTAAAGAGGGCCGAATCCATAAGGAGCATGTGTGCTACTTCTGTAAGAAGGCTGGACACTTCAAGAAAGATTGTCCGAAAAGAAAGGCTTGGTTCGAAAAGAAAG GGATTCCTTTCGATCCAGCCCATAAGAGGAACTGA